From Nitrosopumilus zosterae, the proteins below share one genomic window:
- the pdxT gene encoding pyridoxal 5'-phosphate synthase glutaminase subunit PdxT, which translates to MSLNVGVLSIQGDVQENLLSVKAAIDELGIDGKVLGVKTPEEISKLDGLIIPGGESTTIGQLSLVNGSLKVLKEKIENGMPVLGICAGMIMLSNSASDRIIGETDQPLLNILDIKLERNSFGRQKESFEADVSLDSIGIPKFTGVFIRAPSVSDVGSDVEILSKFNDRIIAVKKGNVIGTSFHPELTKDFSLHKYFINLVKSLKN; encoded by the coding sequence ATGAGTCTAAATGTAGGTGTTTTATCTATACAAGGTGATGTTCAAGAAAATCTTTTGTCAGTTAAAGCTGCAATAGATGAATTAGGAATCGATGGTAAAGTGCTCGGTGTCAAAACACCTGAAGAAATATCAAAATTAGATGGCTTGATAATTCCTGGCGGTGAAAGTACTACCATTGGCCAACTTTCTTTAGTAAATGGTTCGCTAAAGGTTCTAAAAGAAAAAATTGAAAATGGGATGCCTGTACTTGGAATTTGTGCTGGAATGATTATGCTATCAAATTCTGCAAGTGATCGAATTATTGGCGAAACTGATCAACCTCTTTTGAATATTCTTGATATTAAATTAGAGCGAAATTCTTTTGGACGACAAAAAGAATCCTTTGAAGCTGATGTATCTTTAGATTCGATAGGCATTCCAAAATTCACTGGCGTGTTTATTAGAGCTCCCTCTGTTTCGGATGTTGGATCTGATGTAGAAATTCTATCAAAATTCAACGATCGCATAATTGCAGTCAAAAAAGGCAATGTGATTGGTACGTCTTTTCATCCTGAACTTACTAAAGATTTTTCATTACACAAGTATTTTATCAATCTTGTAAAATCATTAAAAAATTAA
- a CDS encoding CBS domain-containing protein, translating to MTDAKTTTIADVMTKSVISVDASLTVNETAKMMEDSKVGAVIIMEDNTPIGIVTDRDFAVKVAAHAYQISTPIKQIMSSPLFSINSDESVRAAADLMHDRGIRKLPVIDDGNIVGIITASDIVNLLAVCVEEDIKDMYFHSVAKIYSNYSPYN from the coding sequence ATGACAGATGCAAAAACAACAACAATAGCAGACGTAATGACAAAATCAGTAATTTCTGTGGATGCATCGTTAACAGTGAATGAAACTGCAAAAATGATGGAAGATTCTAAAGTTGGGGCAGTCATCATCATGGAAGATAACACGCCAATTGGAATTGTTACGGATAGAGATTTTGCGGTAAAAGTTGCAGCTCATGCATATCAAATCAGCACTCCAATAAAACAAATTATGTCATCACCGCTATTTTCAATAAATTCAGATGAATCAGTTAGAGCTGCAGCAGATTTGATGCATGATAGAGGCATAAGAAAATTACCTGTTATTGATGATGGTAATATAGTTGGAATAATTACAGCATCAGACATTGTTAATTTATTAGCAGTTTGTGTTGAAGAGGATATCAAAGACATGTATTTTCATTCTGTAGCAAAAATTTATTCAAATTATAGTCCATATAATTAA
- a CDS encoding valine--tRNA ligase, which produces MEPKISEKAWNPELEKEILKQWENEKIYDFLPTEDNYTIDTPPPYPSGRPWHIGAAAHYSQIDMIARTARMAGKNVYFPIGIDRNGLPVELYTEKKHNIRMRETDRGEFLNLCRDALDDLEAEMVLIMKSLGISGDFANYYRTDSEEYRTLTQSTFINLWKKGQVYLANRPNNYDWVSGTTIADAEITYEDLSTKLVYMKFKIKDTDQEIIIASTRPELLCACRTIIVNPEDERYTKHIGKKVIVPITNAEVELRTHHSAQQEFGSGAVMVCSYGDQNDVALFRELKLEEIVAIGLDGKMTEVAGEYTGLKPKQARTKIIEDLESRGFVEKIEEISHRTPVSERSKTPIEIIPMEEYYLKQKESVEKIKTLGQEIEFYPPMHKQILMNWLESINIDWPISRRRYYGTEIPIWYCKKCSEPHIPEPGKYYKPWNEECPINNCLKCDSTEFVGEERTFDTWMDSSVSPLFISKYNRDDEFFNKVYPTSIRPQAKDIVRTWLYYTLLRCEQLTGKKPWNEAWVMGYGLDEKGMKMSKSKGNAIDPLPVIEKLGADTFRFWSASEINHGYDFRCNEQKIESTKKFLSKLWNVSRFLSSFPVIESGKTTASDKWILSELDKLVKECKKGYEEYNFFIPAIAIREFTWNLFAAHYIEMVKARAYGIGFSDEERDGAIFTLHKTLSTILKLLAPITPFITEHLWKTLYSKESIHKQKQIEAENLEEQSSITKEIIDFNSKVWNEKKSQSLSLKDSIKVEIPEILEPFKKDLKSMHNLLD; this is translated from the coding sequence ATGGAACCTAAAATATCAGAAAAAGCATGGAATCCAGAATTAGAGAAGGAAATTCTAAAACAATGGGAGAATGAAAAAATTTATGACTTTTTACCAACTGAAGACAACTATACCATAGATACTCCACCACCATATCCTTCAGGAAGGCCATGGCATATCGGAGCAGCTGCTCATTATTCACAAATTGATATGATTGCACGCACAGCAAGAATGGCAGGAAAAAATGTCTACTTTCCTATAGGGATTGATAGAAATGGATTACCAGTTGAATTGTACACTGAGAAGAAACACAATATCAGAATGAGAGAAACTGACAGAGGAGAATTTCTGAATTTGTGCAGAGATGCGTTAGACGATTTAGAAGCTGAAATGGTTCTGATTATGAAAAGTTTGGGGATTAGTGGAGATTTTGCAAATTATTACCGAACAGATTCAGAAGAATACAGAACGCTAACACAATCAACATTCATCAACTTGTGGAAAAAAGGACAAGTATATCTTGCAAATAGACCGAATAATTATGATTGGGTATCTGGAACAACAATTGCAGATGCAGAAATCACATACGAGGATCTATCTACAAAATTAGTGTACATGAAATTTAAAATTAAAGACACAGACCAAGAAATAATCATTGCAAGTACAAGACCAGAATTACTCTGTGCATGTAGAACAATCATTGTAAACCCTGAAGATGAAAGATACACTAAGCATATAGGAAAAAAAGTAATTGTTCCAATTACTAATGCAGAAGTTGAGCTACGAACACATCATTCTGCTCAGCAAGAATTTGGTTCTGGTGCAGTAATGGTATGTAGTTATGGTGATCAAAATGATGTTGCATTGTTTAGAGAACTAAAGTTAGAGGAGATTGTGGCAATTGGATTAGATGGAAAAATGACCGAGGTTGCAGGAGAATATACTGGACTGAAACCAAAACAAGCTAGAACAAAGATCATAGAAGACTTGGAATCTAGAGGATTTGTAGAAAAGATAGAAGAGATTAGTCACAGAACACCTGTTTCAGAGAGAAGTAAAACACCGATTGAAATTATCCCAATGGAAGAGTATTATCTTAAACAAAAAGAATCAGTTGAAAAAATAAAAACGCTTGGACAGGAAATTGAATTTTATCCACCAATGCATAAGCAAATTCTAATGAATTGGCTAGAATCTATCAATATTGACTGGCCAATATCTAGAAGACGGTATTATGGTACTGAAATCCCAATATGGTACTGCAAAAAATGCTCAGAACCACACATTCCTGAGCCTGGAAAATATTACAAACCATGGAACGAAGAATGCCCAATTAATAATTGCCTCAAATGCGATTCAACTGAATTTGTTGGAGAGGAGCGCACATTTGATACATGGATGGATTCTAGTGTATCACCATTATTCATTAGCAAATACAACAGGGATGATGAATTTTTCAACAAGGTATATCCTACATCAATAAGACCTCAAGCGAAAGATATTGTCAGGACATGGTTATACTATACGCTACTTAGGTGTGAGCAACTTACAGGGAAGAAACCATGGAACGAAGCTTGGGTAATGGGGTATGGTCTTGACGAAAAGGGAATGAAGATGAGTAAGAGTAAAGGAAATGCGATTGATCCTTTGCCTGTAATTGAAAAACTGGGTGCGGATACTTTCAGATTTTGGAGTGCAAGTGAAATCAATCACGGGTATGATTTTAGATGTAATGAGCAAAAAATAGAATCCACCAAAAAATTTCTCAGTAAATTGTGGAATGTCTCAAGATTTTTGTCCAGTTTTCCAGTTATTGAATCCGGAAAAACTACTGCGTCAGACAAATGGATTTTATCAGAATTAGACAAGCTAGTTAAAGAATGTAAGAAAGGATATGAAGAATATAATTTTTTCATCCCAGCAATTGCTATTAGAGAATTTACATGGAATTTGTTTGCAGCACACTATATTGAAATGGTCAAAGCAAGAGCGTATGGAATAGGATTCTCTGATGAAGAAAGAGATGGAGCAATCTTTACTTTACATAAAACATTGTCAACCATTTTGAAGTTATTAGCGCCAATAACTCCATTTATCACAGAACATTTGTGGAAAACTTTGTATTCAAAAGAAAGTATTCACAAGCAAAAGCAAATCGAAGCAGAAAACCTTGAAGAACAAAGTAGCATTACTAAAGAAATTATTGATTTTAATTCAAAAGTATGGAATGAGAAAAAATCTCAGAGTCTATCATTAAAAGATTCAATCAAGGTAGAAATTCCAGAAATTTTGGAACCGTTTAAGAAAGATTTGAAATCCATGCATAATTTGTTGGATTAA
- a CDS encoding 6-pyruvoyl trahydropterin synthase family protein, protein MTASPTILDSDFRYIDKKGNLLKTRTELTVAQMLTFLEEEYQYNHKIILKNGIEVSVDFKTEKGLIEVIDTDEDIEKYKQIKEDFPQEKVMAIGHAKYVAQIKELQDVVFYDKTPQTGSIFLEDASFSFDYAHILPLVEKCSILHGHTSSVMVELVGQMKDNLLLDFGEAKKIIKEVVNVFDHKFFINRKYLKKEDDSHYHIQFEGPKGMFELQVPKNTTYLLEGEATVENLSSEIIKLLAPKMPSNVEAVGVYIYEGYNKGSHIISNISR, encoded by the coding sequence ATGACAGCAAGTCCGACAATTTTAGATTCAGATTTTAGATATATCGATAAAAAGGGTAATTTGCTCAAAACGAGAACTGAATTAACAGTAGCTCAAATGCTAACATTTCTTGAAGAAGAATACCAATACAATCACAAGATTATATTAAAAAATGGAATTGAGGTCTCAGTAGATTTTAAAACTGAAAAAGGATTGATCGAAGTAATTGATACTGATGAAGATATTGAAAAATACAAGCAAATCAAAGAAGACTTTCCTCAAGAAAAAGTAATGGCAATAGGCCATGCAAAATATGTTGCACAGATTAAAGAATTACAAGATGTGGTATTTTATGATAAAACACCACAAACAGGTTCAATATTTTTAGAAGATGCATCTTTCTCATTTGATTATGCACATATTCTTCCATTGGTTGAAAAATGTTCTATTTTACATGGACATACATCTTCGGTAATGGTTGAACTTGTAGGGCAGATGAAAGATAACTTACTTTTAGATTTTGGAGAGGCTAAAAAAATCATCAAAGAAGTTGTAAATGTATTTGATCATAAATTTTTTATCAACAGAAAATATCTAAAGAAAGAAGACGATTCACATTACCACATTCAATTTGAAGGTCCCAAAGGAATGTTTGAATTACAAGTTCCAAAGAACACAACCTATCTTTTAGAAGGAGAAGCTACAGTAGAGAATCTGTCAAGTGAGATTATAAAATTATTAGCGCCAAAAATGCCATCGAATGTAGAAGCAGTAGGTGTTTACATCTATGAAGGTTACAATAAAGGATCTCACATCATTTCAAATATTTCAAGATAA
- a CDS encoding universal stress protein yields MGTQIKKILVPLDGSSNSFRGLDFAIHMARECHATITGLYVAGIAKPRTNDPITPLEKILLDNAQKIMKKAKLKSAQKGILFFDRVTYGDDGKRIVETAEKHNFDLIVIGSRGMGAAKEIFLGSTSNYVLHKSKKPVLIIK; encoded by the coding sequence ATGGGGACTCAAATTAAGAAAATTCTTGTTCCTTTAGATGGTTCTTCTAATTCTTTTCGAGGTCTTGATTTTGCTATTCATATGGCAAGAGAATGCCATGCAACAATAACTGGTTTGTATGTTGCAGGAATTGCTAAACCTCGAACTAATGATCCAATCACTCCTTTAGAGAAAATTTTATTGGATAATGCCCAAAAAATTATGAAAAAAGCCAAGTTAAAGTCAGCACAAAAAGGAATTCTCTTTTTTGACAGAGTAACATATGGTGATGACGGAAAAAGAATTGTTGAAACAGCAGAAAAACACAACTTTGATCTTATTGTAATCGGATCTAGAGGTATGGGTGCTGCAAAAGAGATTTTTTTAGGAAGTACATCAAATTACGTACTTCATAAATCCAAAAAACCTGTACTCATAATAAAATAA
- a CDS encoding RtcB family protein: MSSTTPRKIGENQYQIDVDSNFGMKVPVRIYADEPLLQKMLSDRTIMQARNVASIPGIVGHSVVLPDGHEGYGFPVGGVAAMDAEEGMISPGGVGYDINCGVRLLRSNLDEQTVRSKLKELVNDLFSSIPSGVGSKGAVKLTHSELDEVLVKGVNWAIDHGYGSSNDSDVCEENGQIQNADPNKVSDKARKRGAPQLGSLGSGNHFLEVQKVSEIHDEEAANRMGIKEGTITVLIHCGSRGFGHQVCSDYLRVSEQAMQKYDIDLPDRELACVPNNSEEGESYRKAMFAALNFAWSNRQMLTHWTRNSFERVFHQTESDLDMKLVYDVAHNIAKVEKHNVDGKERKLVIHRKGATRAFPANRQEIPSKYRDLGQPVLVPGSMGTSSWILLGQPNSMNLSFGSTAHGAGRTMSRSKARRNYTENDVKKSLNDQGIFIKALTRDGVVEETPQAYKDVDAVVNVSHNLGIATKVAKLVPIGVIKG; encoded by the coding sequence ATGTCTTCTACTACACCAAGAAAAATTGGAGAAAACCAATATCAAATTGATGTCGATTCAAATTTTGGAATGAAAGTTCCTGTTAGGATTTACGCTGATGAACCATTATTACAAAAAATGTTATCTGATAGAACTATTATGCAGGCACGAAATGTAGCCTCAATTCCTGGAATTGTGGGACATAGTGTTGTTTTGCCTGATGGACATGAGGGTTATGGTTTTCCAGTAGGTGGTGTAGCCGCAATGGATGCTGAAGAGGGAATGATTAGCCCTGGTGGTGTAGGATATGATATCAATTGTGGAGTTAGGTTACTTCGTTCAAATTTAGATGAACAAACAGTTCGTTCTAAACTAAAAGAACTTGTAAATGATCTTTTCAGCTCTATTCCTTCAGGAGTGGGTTCTAAAGGTGCTGTAAAACTTACTCATTCAGAACTTGATGAGGTTTTGGTTAAAGGTGTGAATTGGGCAATTGATCATGGTTATGGCTCATCAAATGATTCAGATGTTTGTGAAGAAAATGGGCAAATTCAAAATGCTGATCCAAACAAAGTTTCTGATAAAGCAAGGAAAAGAGGTGCTCCTCAACTTGGTAGCTTGGGTTCTGGAAATCATTTTCTTGAGGTGCAAAAGGTTTCAGAAATACATGATGAAGAAGCTGCAAACAGAATGGGAATTAAAGAAGGAACAATAACCGTTTTAATTCATTGTGGTTCTAGAGGTTTTGGTCATCAAGTTTGTAGTGATTATCTTAGAGTTTCAGAACAAGCCATGCAAAAATATGATATTGATTTGCCTGATAGAGAACTTGCATGTGTTCCAAACAACTCTGAAGAAGGTGAATCCTATAGAAAAGCAATGTTTGCAGCACTAAATTTTGCATGGAGTAATAGACAAATGCTCACTCACTGGACTAGGAATTCTTTTGAACGTGTATTTCACCAAACAGAATCTGATCTTGATATGAAGTTAGTTTATGATGTTGCCCATAATATTGCAAAAGTGGAAAAACACAATGTTGATGGAAAGGAAAGAAAACTTGTTATACATAGAAAAGGTGCAACTAGAGCATTTCCTGCAAACCGTCAAGAGATTCCTTCCAAATATCGTGATTTAGGCCAGCCTGTTTTAGTTCCTGGCTCTATGGGAACTTCAAGCTGGATTTTACTTGGTCAACCAAATTCTATGAATTTGAGTTTTGGCTCTACTGCTCATGGTGCTGGTAGGACAATGTCTAGATCTAAAGCCAGACGGAACTATACTGAAAATGATGTTAAAAAGTCTCTTAATGACCAGGGAATATTTATCAAAGCATTAACACGAGATGGGGTTGTGGAAGAAACTCCTCAAGCATACAAAGATGTTGATGCAGTAGTTAACGTATCCCATAATTTAGGAATAGCCACAAAAGTAGCAAAATTAGTGCCTATTGGTGTGATTAAAGGTTGA
- the purB gene encoding adenylosuccinate lyase, whose product MAILPIDSGRYGTKEMLIIFSEQKKVDYQLEIEGAAAISQSEIGMISKSVGKEIFKIAVSGKISAKRIKQLEVKSDHDTAALVESLSEKCSKNARPWIHYGLTSNDLVDTSNSMQMRDALQIIEPKVAKMASILAKKAIKYEKIPAVGRTHGQHASIISFGLKFANWAAEMAKHVERIEEIKKRILICKTLGVVGTGSLMGAKSLEVQKRVAKRLKLFPAEVTTQVIPRERYAEYVFELALIGATLEKIAIEIRNLQRTEIAEVAEQFKKGQMGSSAVPVKRNPIKSERVSSLSKLVRSQVAVSFENIPLWHERDLSNSANERFVIPTVSILVDEMLETMTRIVSNLMVNEKRIVDNLYITKGQIFAEFVLEALIKKGIPRFVAYKDVQRVAFEANDKGMQYIDAIKKDKAFSSKLTDKEIDSIFSPEKHLGASSAIIKNVEKSVQNTIRKFI is encoded by the coding sequence TTGGCAATTTTACCTATTGATAGTGGTCGTTATGGAACAAAAGAAATGTTGATTATTTTTAGTGAACAGAAGAAAGTGGATTACCAACTAGAGATTGAAGGAGCAGCTGCAATTTCACAAAGTGAGATAGGGATGATCTCAAAAAGTGTAGGTAAAGAAATATTCAAAATTGCAGTGTCTGGAAAAATTTCGGCTAAAAGAATTAAACAGTTAGAAGTAAAAAGTGATCATGACACTGCAGCTCTTGTAGAATCATTAAGTGAAAAATGTAGTAAAAATGCCAGACCATGGATACATTATGGATTAACAAGTAATGATTTGGTAGATACAAGTAACTCAATGCAAATGCGAGATGCATTACAAATCATTGAACCAAAGGTTGCAAAGATGGCATCAATTCTTGCAAAAAAAGCAATAAAATACGAAAAAATTCCAGCTGTTGGAAGAACTCATGGACAGCATGCAAGTATCATATCATTTGGATTAAAATTTGCAAATTGGGCAGCTGAAATGGCAAAACATGTAGAAAGAATAGAAGAAATTAAAAAGAGAATTTTAATTTGTAAGACATTAGGGGTTGTTGGAACAGGATCACTAATGGGTGCAAAATCACTTGAGGTACAAAAAAGAGTAGCTAAAAGATTGAAATTATTTCCAGCAGAAGTTACAACACAAGTCATTCCAAGAGAAAGATATGCAGAATATGTATTTGAATTAGCACTAATTGGAGCAACTTTAGAAAAAATTGCAATAGAAATTAGAAACTTACAAAGAACAGAGATTGCTGAAGTAGCAGAACAATTCAAGAAAGGTCAAATGGGAAGTAGTGCGGTTCCTGTTAAAAGAAATCCAATCAAAAGTGAAAGAGTATCATCATTATCTAAATTAGTAAGAAGTCAAGTTGCGGTTTCTTTTGAGAATATTCCATTATGGCATGAACGGGATCTGTCAAATTCAGCTAATGAAAGATTTGTAATTCCAACAGTATCCATTTTGGTTGATGAAATGCTTGAAACCATGACTAGAATTGTTTCAAACTTGATGGTTAATGAAAAAAGGATTGTAGATAATTTGTACATAACCAAAGGACAAATTTTTGCTGAATTTGTCTTAGAAGCACTAATCAAAAAAGGAATACCCAGATTTGTAGCATACAAGGATGTTCAAAGAGTTGCATTTGAGGCAAATGATAAGGGAATGCAGTATATCGATGCAATCAAAAAGGACAAAGCATTTTCTTCAAAATTAACTGATAAAGAAATTGATTCAATATTTTCACCAGAAAAACATCTGGGTGCATCTTCTGCAATTATAAAGAATGTAGAAAAATCTGTTCAAAATACAATTAGAAAATTCATCTAG
- a CDS encoding 4a-hydroxytetrahydrobiopterin dehydratase, producing MRLSQLEIDEQLKNLPGWIIVNEKLHKEFKFENFNQAFGFMTRAAMEIEKMNHHPEWFNVYNRITIELTTHDAGGITKNDINLAKILNSLA from the coding sequence ATGCGACTATCGCAATTAGAAATTGATGAACAATTAAAGAATTTGCCCGGTTGGATCATTGTTAACGAAAAATTACATAAAGAATTTAAATTTGAAAATTTTAACCAGGCATTTGGTTTTATGACTAGAGCAGCTATGGAGATTGAAAAAATGAATCATCATCCAGAATGGTTTAATGTATACAATCGAATCACCATAGAATTAACAACACATGATGCTGGAGGAATAACAAAAAATGACATCAATCTTGCCAAAATCCTAAATTCCTTAGCATAG
- a CDS encoding DNA-binding protein gives MSEEDFELERLKAKRLAEMQKNISSRQATNESPDTKKKIITKPRDSLVKILGFRGLEVLENAETQFPNETKLIVEKLSELIKTGEINETLDGGKLLMLFRSVGLNVRMETKINVEQDGKFVSLSDKLSSKSSQNSDEE, from the coding sequence TTGAGCGAAGAAGATTTTGAACTTGAAAGATTAAAGGCAAAACGACTTGCTGAAATGCAAAAAAATATTTCTTCCAGACAAGCGACTAATGAATCTCCAGACACTAAAAAGAAAATTATTACGAAACCTAGAGATTCACTTGTAAAAATTCTTGGATTTCGAGGATTAGAAGTTTTAGAAAACGCTGAAACCCAATTTCCAAATGAAACAAAACTTATTGTAGAAAAATTATCTGAATTAATTAAAACAGGTGAAATTAATGAAACACTTGATGGCGGAAAATTATTGATGTTGTTTAGATCGGTCGGACTCAATGTTAGGATGGAAACTAAAATCAATGTTGAACAAGATGGGAAATTTGTATCATTAAGTGACAAACTTAGTAGCAAATCATCTCAAAATAGTGATGAAGAATGA
- a CDS encoding asparagine synthase C-terminal domain-containing protein, with translation MNELNKKLLENIKDSISETVQKKKIGIAFSGGVDSTLISKICYNMNYDVVLLTIGFSESHDILFAKQVNEYLKYPHHILEIDSKTFPDVSLKIKQKIQTENLSWNENCIAFYYVSKLANRLELDTVITANGIDELFCGYNAYREAFSEGESKIHEVMITKLNNELKMMKAVNLIASEFGVKILQPLLSSKFIEYAKTIPISEKIHDSEDLYRKHIIRKLASDIKVPELSCTKRKKALQYGSKIHKALLKTR, from the coding sequence ATGAATGAATTGAATAAAAAATTACTTGAAAATATTAAAGATTCTATTTCCGAGACTGTTCAAAAAAAGAAAATTGGAATTGCATTTTCAGGAGGTGTAGATAGTACATTAATTTCAAAAATCTGTTACAACATGAATTATGATGTTGTTTTATTGACGATTGGATTTTCTGAATCACATGATATTTTATTTGCCAAGCAAGTCAACGAATATCTAAAATACCCTCATCATATTCTAGAAATTGATTCTAAAACTTTTCCTGATGTTTCTTTAAAAATTAAACAAAAAATACAAACCGAAAATTTATCTTGGAATGAAAACTGTATTGCATTTTATTATGTTTCTAAACTGGCAAATAGACTAGAACTTGATACTGTAATTACAGCTAATGGTATAGATGAATTATTTTGTGGCTACAACGCCTATAGAGAAGCATTTTCAGAAGGAGAATCTAAAATTCATGAGGTAATGATTACAAAATTAAACAATGAATTAAAAATGATGAAGGCCGTGAATCTCATCGCATCTGAATTTGGAGTAAAAATACTTCAACCTTTACTCTCTTCAAAATTTATCGAGTATGCAAAAACTATCCCGATATCTGAAAAAATTCATGATTCTGAGGATTTGTACCGAAAACACATCATAAGAAAATTAGCAAGTGACATTAAAGTCCCAGAACTTTCTTGCACAAAACGAAAGAAAGCATTACAATATGGATCAAAAATTCATAAAGCCTTGCTAAAAACTAGATGA
- a CDS encoding 30S ribosomal protein S11, protein MSEIEAQVEEVSVEEAEIPVEEVETDVETKAQPEAKKEGPDKWGIAHIYSSYNNTIIHMTDLTGAETVAISSGGIHVNADRYESSPFAAMKAANAVVESARTKGFTGFHIRVRAVGGVGSRVPGPGAQAAIRALARGGFKIGRIDDVTPIPHDTTRKKGGKRGRRV, encoded by the coding sequence TTGTCAGAAATCGAAGCACAGGTTGAAGAAGTTTCAGTTGAAGAGGCAGAAATACCAGTTGAGGAAGTAGAAACTGACGTAGAAACTAAAGCTCAACCAGAGGCTAAGAAAGAAGGACCTGATAAATGGGGAATTGCCCATATTTACAGTAGTTACAATAACACAATTATTCACATGACTGATCTTACTGGTGCAGAGACTGTTGCTATTAGTTCAGGCGGAATCCATGTTAATGCCGATAGATATGAATCATCACCATTTGCTGCAATGAAAGCCGCAAATGCAGTGGTAGAATCTGCAAGAACCAAAGGATTTACAGGATTTCACATAAGAGTTCGTGCGGTTGGCGGAGTTGGTTCCAGAGTACCGGGTCCAGGAGCACAAGCTGCGATTAGAGCTTTGGCAAGAGGCGGATTTAAGATTGGAAGAATTGATGATGTAACACCTATTCCTCATGATACCACCAGAAAGAAAGGTGGAAAAAGAGGAAGAAGAGTCTAG
- the pdxS gene encoding pyridoxal 5'-phosphate synthase lyase subunit PdxS, whose translation MLPLSGERFDAKGIISDKINSVNTLRGSSTVKRGFAHMLKNGVVMDVTTVEQAQIAEEAGAVSVMVLDKLPSEVRKAGGVARTASIRIIEEIMNSVTIPVMAKCRIGHVNEALVLQETDVDMIDESEVLTPADEFHHIWKWDFTTPVVNGARSLAEALRRIEEGASMIRTKGEPGTGNVAEAVTHIKKVNDELRTIKAIYDSGDNQDLVRIAREFKVSYDIVQQTAKLGRLPVVNFAAGGIATPADAAYLMSLGCDGIFVGSGIFNADDAKERARAIVLATTFWNESDKVKEAQKMIDERQSMIGLDVKTLELRMQDRGGSS comes from the coding sequence ATGCTTCCATTATCTGGTGAACGATTTGATGCTAAAGGAATAATCTCAGATAAAATAAACTCTGTTAACACTTTACGTGGTTCATCAACTGTTAAACGTGGTTTTGCCCATATGCTAAAAAATGGAGTGGTGATGGATGTTACAACTGTAGAACAAGCTCAAATTGCAGAGGAAGCTGGAGCAGTATCTGTTATGGTTTTGGATAAACTTCCATCCGAAGTCAGAAAAGCCGGTGGGGTTGCACGAACTGCAAGTATTAGAATTATTGAAGAAATAATGAATTCTGTAACAATTCCTGTAATGGCAAAATGTAGAATTGGCCATGTCAATGAAGCATTAGTTCTTCAGGAAACTGATGTTGATATGATAGATGAATCAGAAGTTCTAACTCCTGCTGATGAATTTCATCATATTTGGAAATGGGATTTTACAACACCTGTTGTCAATGGTGCTAGATCTTTGGCTGAAGCCTTAAGGAGAATTGAAGAAGGTGCATCAATGATTAGAACAAAAGGGGAACCTGGAACTGGAAATGTTGCAGAAGCTGTTACTCATATTAAAAAAGTCAATGATGAATTAAGAACAATTAAAGCAATTTATGATTCTGGAGATAATCAAGATTTAGTTAGAATTGCAAGAGAATTCAAAGTATCTTATGATATTGTTCAGCAAACTGCAAAACTTGGTAGATTGCCAGTGGTAAATTTTGCTGCTGGTGGAATTGCAACTCCTGCTGATGCTGCATATTTGATGTCTCTTGGATGTGATGGAATTTTTGTAGGTTCTGGAATTTTTAATGCAGACGATGCCAAAGAAAGAGCAAGAGCAATAGTTTTAGCTACTACTTTTTGGAATGAATCTGATAAAGTCAAAGAAGCTCAAAAAATGATAGATGAAAGACAATCTATGATAGGCTTGGATGTCAAAACATTAGAATTACGTATGCAAGATCGTGGAGGCTCATCATGA